Within Trichoderma atroviride chromosome 2, complete sequence, the genomic segment GATATGACCTGGGGTGTCGGTGGATGAGCGTCTGGCGCATGTCCCGTCGAGTTTGGTCTTCGGAGGTCATCACCAGGTTCTCGCTTTACTATGGCGTCTCGTCCGGGATACTGATATTGCGCATGCGCTGGAGACATAGGGTGCTGCGATCCCGGATGCTGAAGCCCCgggtggtgctgctgcggcggcggcggcggcggcggttgaCGGTACGGATCCTGCATGGGGGCGAGAGTCTCTTGATCCGAGTGTCGACGATCAATCTCTGGGTGCTGTTGGGCATGCCCGTGGAGTGACACCGGCGTTGGCGCAGGCAGAGGCAGCTCCGGGGCTCGAGGCTGGTATTGATACgggctggcgctggccgAGTGGTGGTGATAGTGGTGGTTGGGGCCTTGGggaggcggctgcggcggcggcagctggtTCGACGAAGCATGCGGCGCGTgagagggaggaggaagggGATGATGGGACGAcggaggaagaggttgagtATTAGGATGCGGCCGCGTAGCACCAGACGGCTCCCAGAAGCGCATGCGCTTGCTGTCGGGAGGTCCTTGATCCATGCTGCTGGCTTGATGTATAAacagtacaagtacaggCTAGGACACACGGACTCATAATCAGGAACGAGGCAAGAGGTGAAGCAAGGACCACAGAGGGGTGTTGGCCATGGGCTGGAGGCGAAACTCCAGACGCCGGGGGGAGTGAGGGCTCGGAAGGTTTGAAGAACGGTGCTTGGTTATTGGATCTTTGGCAGCGGGAGACCGGGAGCCAGGGAGGACATGGGGTGGGTGAGCCTCGCACGATTAGGGCGGCTATGATGACATCTGAGTTGCCGCCGTCGAGGAGCAGAGAaggccagagccagagccggcGGCGCGGTACTTGCGAGGCAGAGCGGAGGGTACGAGCGGTGCAGGTATCCGGGCAGAGAGACGACGTTTGGACGACTCTGATAGACGAGGTGAGCGGCGGGCTATCGACGGCTCGGCCTAGGCCCAACCCAGTTACGCGAACGCGGCAAAGGGGGGGCGATCAACCAGGACGCTGTCGTTGGGCAGGATGAAGGAGagagggcgacgacgaggagaggaagagagagcgcgagaaagagagagcgCGTGCTAAGCAGAATGAGCAGAGtgagcagagcagagcagagcagaagcaCCCCAAGCTTCACCAGCAGCTCTAGGCCGCTCCGGTAGCCGGCAGGCTGTGGGGACGAGCGGGATACGAtgagaaaaggacaagactCCAGCCAAGGTTCCCGGTACCCAGAACCCTGCAGCCCCAATCCTGCCCGACGGGGAGTTAATCGTCAAGGCGGCTTAGCGAACGAAGCAAAACGGGcagagaggagggggggtgTCAAAGCGGGAGCTCTGCCAGAGAGACACGAGCAGCGAGAGGGTGTTGATAGCAAAGCAGCGTCATCAAGTAGAAGGAAGGGAAACTATGAGATGGAAGCGCAAAAAACTGAACAAGATCCTCAGCGTCCCAAGTCAGGTAGGTCC encodes:
- a CDS encoding uncharacterized protein (EggNog:ENOG41); this encodes MDQGPPDSKRMRFWEPSGATRPHPNTQPLPPSSHHPLPPPSHAPHASSNQLPPPQPPPQGPNHHYHHHSASASPYQYQPRAPELPLPAPTPVSLHGHAQQHPEIDRRHSDQETLAPMQDPYRQPPPPPPPQQHHPGLQHPGSQHPMSPAHAQYQYPGRDAIVKREPGDDLRRPNSTGHAPDAHPPTPQVISTPHSLPPQLPPQLPPPPQHPQSHPQHPQHQQQPPQPQQYPPQHMQQHPQQHPQQHPQQHPQQQPPTPQQQQQQQQQQQHPPPPPPAFQDNPPPPRHMNYENQPSMPPDSWSLSRPELSSWASYTGRATTAL